Proteins from a genomic interval of Bradyrhizobium sp. CCGB01:
- a CDS encoding c-type cytochrome has translation MGWASCARVAATLLEIVAASAAHAQLAGHGGPVRALAVSPDGESLLSGSFDTSAIRWALKTDAAGEVLRYHADAVNAVAFLKDGRMITAGADGRIAIWTAGLQQPDQVLEGHTGPVVALAVAPDGSTLASASWDHSVRLWSLADRASRALEGHVQNVNGVAFAPDGMSLVSVGYDRALCIWRLPEGRPETVVLPVPLNAVATAPDGEIVAAGADGKLRMLTTDGKPAGEVAAGSASIVGLALSDDGTLIAAAGIGGTVAIVERKSRSVLRTLVGPGFPVWSVVFLHDAATLVTGGADGKIRRWNVRSGEPVGSNLFGTSADPLAAYAGDHGADVFRACVACHTLSTKEAQRAGPTLAGLFGRKIASVPGYRFSEALKTMDIVWTPETVAKLFEVGPNVYTPGTKMPEQRIGSAEDRRALTDFLVRATSQ, from the coding sequence ATGGGGTGGGCTTCGTGCGCCCGGGTCGCCGCGACCCTTCTGGAGATTGTTGCTGCGTCGGCGGCACACGCGCAGCTTGCGGGGCACGGCGGCCCTGTACGGGCGCTCGCCGTTTCGCCTGACGGCGAGAGCCTGTTGTCGGGCAGCTTCGACACGTCCGCCATCCGCTGGGCGCTGAAGACCGACGCGGCGGGTGAGGTGCTGCGGTATCATGCGGATGCCGTCAACGCCGTTGCGTTCCTGAAGGACGGCCGCATGATCACAGCGGGTGCCGACGGCCGGATTGCCATCTGGACGGCGGGCCTGCAGCAGCCCGATCAAGTCCTGGAGGGGCATACCGGTCCGGTCGTGGCACTCGCCGTGGCGCCGGACGGATCGACGCTCGCCTCGGCCTCGTGGGACCACAGCGTGCGGCTCTGGTCCCTGGCCGATCGCGCATCACGCGCGCTCGAGGGGCACGTGCAGAACGTGAATGGTGTCGCCTTCGCTCCGGACGGCATGTCGCTCGTGAGCGTTGGCTACGATCGCGCGTTGTGTATCTGGCGCTTGCCGGAGGGTCGGCCTGAAACGGTGGTATTGCCGGTGCCATTGAACGCCGTCGCAACTGCGCCCGATGGCGAGATCGTCGCCGCAGGGGCCGACGGCAAGCTGCGCATGCTGACGACGGACGGAAAGCCGGCTGGCGAGGTGGCCGCAGGCTCGGCGTCGATCGTTGGCTTGGCGCTTTCCGACGATGGGACGCTGATCGCCGCCGCAGGCATCGGCGGCACGGTTGCCATTGTGGAGCGCAAGTCCCGCAGTGTGTTGAGGACTCTCGTGGGGCCTGGCTTCCCGGTCTGGTCGGTCGTCTTCCTGCACGATGCGGCCACGCTCGTGACTGGAGGTGCGGACGGAAAAATCCGGCGTTGGAATGTGCGGAGCGGTGAGCCGGTCGGTTCGAACCTGTTCGGGACATCAGCGGATCCGCTGGCTGCCTATGCGGGCGATCATGGCGCCGATGTCTTTCGCGCCTGTGTTGCCTGTCACACGCTGTCGACCAAGGAGGCGCAACGTGCGGGGCCGACGCTAGCCGGATTGTTCGGCCGGAAAATCGCTTCGGTCCCCGGCTATCGGTTTTCCGAGGCGCTCAAGACGATGGATATCGTCTGGACCCCCGAGACAGTCGCGAAGCTGTTTGAAGTCGGGCCCAACGTCTACACGCCGGGAACGAAGATGCCGGAGCAGCGCATCGGATCGGCCGAAGACCGCCGCGCATTGACCGACTTCCTGGTCCGGGCGACCTCGCAATAG
- a CDS encoding methyltransferase domain-containing protein produces the protein MMTLVLIVALVAALGTTRVCAADIGYLTSPGIPAKDFLPTRRPVAPIAGLSRSAWEHRDVLDEVGEVARLLELKPGMTVGDIGAGSGYYTVRLSNIVGPKGVVVAQDIMRDYLIELDRRTERLGLTNIIFALGEPHDPRLPASSLDAAILARMYHEITQPYAFLYNLAPALKPGARIGIVDFERPTSRHGTPIDLLRCELAAVDYGEIATYRLAGDGGYLAVFAPPQAAVRKPPRDIVACTDRAGIR, from the coding sequence ATGATGACGCTGGTCCTCATCGTGGCGCTTGTCGCGGCGCTGGGCACAACTCGCGTATGCGCCGCTGACATTGGTTATCTGACTTCTCCGGGAATCCCTGCCAAGGATTTTCTCCCAACTCGGCGCCCGGTTGCGCCGATCGCCGGCCTGAGCCGCTCCGCCTGGGAGCACCGCGACGTCCTGGATGAGGTCGGTGAGGTCGCCCGTCTTCTCGAGCTGAAACCAGGCATGACGGTCGGCGATATTGGTGCAGGCAGCGGCTATTACACGGTCCGCCTCTCAAACATCGTCGGCCCAAAGGGTGTCGTCGTCGCCCAGGACATCATGCGGGACTATCTCATCGAACTCGACAGGCGAACAGAACGGTTGGGGCTGACGAACATCATATTCGCGTTGGGCGAACCACACGACCCACGCCTGCCCGCTTCCTCGCTGGATGCCGCCATCCTCGCCCGCATGTATCATGAGATAACCCAACCCTATGCGTTCCTCTATAATCTCGCGCCGGCCTTGAAGCCGGGCGCGCGGATCGGAATTGTCGACTTCGAGCGGCCGACCTCAAGGCATGGCACGCCGATTGATCTGTTGCGTTGCGAACTGGCCGCCGTTGACTACGGCGAGATCGCCACGTATCGGCTCGCAGGTGATGGCGGGTACCTGGCGGTGTTCGCTCCACCGCAGGCCGCAGTTCGAAAACCTCCTCGCGACATCGTTGCCTGTACGGATCGCGCCGGCATTCGCTGA
- a CDS encoding ABC transporter ATP-binding protein yields MLTKPTPTDRILRVSDLWAGYGATPILQGVTMSVSRGEIVGVIGRNGVGKSTLMRCLIGLLQTWRGTISFMEQDVTKLEADARARAGFGYIPQGRDVFPQMTVEENLQVGELIGGPGGKKLPELVYEYFPRLKERRRQAAGTMSGGEQQQLAIGRALIGNPSLMILDEPSEGIQPSIVQHICEALRSFRNELGTTIIFVEQNLDTILAIAERCYIMEKGRITQSLAGGEVNEDNVREQLLL; encoded by the coding sequence ATGCTCACTAAGCCCACGCCCACTGACCGGATTCTTCGCGTCTCGGACTTATGGGCGGGATACGGCGCGACGCCTATCCTGCAGGGGGTCACCATGTCGGTCTCGCGCGGCGAGATCGTCGGCGTGATCGGCCGTAACGGTGTCGGCAAGTCGACCCTGATGCGGTGCCTGATCGGACTGCTGCAGACATGGCGCGGCACGATCAGCTTCATGGAGCAGGACGTCACAAAGCTCGAAGCCGACGCGCGGGCGAGGGCGGGTTTTGGCTACATTCCACAGGGACGCGACGTCTTTCCGCAGATGACGGTCGAGGAAAACCTGCAGGTCGGCGAGTTGATCGGCGGTCCCGGCGGCAAGAAGCTGCCGGAGCTCGTCTATGAGTATTTTCCGCGGCTGAAGGAACGTCGGCGGCAGGCCGCGGGCACCATGTCGGGCGGCGAGCAGCAGCAGCTCGCCATAGGCCGCGCGCTGATCGGCAATCCGTCCTTGATGATCCTGGACGAGCCGTCCGAGGGCATCCAGCCCTCGATCGTCCAGCACATCTGCGAGGCGCTGAGGTCGTTCCGGAACGAGCTTGGGACCACGATCATCTTCGTCGAGCAGAATCTCGACACGATCCTGGCGATCGCCGAGCGATGTTACATCATGGAGAAGGGCAGGATCACGCAGTCACTGGCGGGAGGCGAGGTCAACGAGGACAATGTCCGCGAGCAGCTCCTGCTCTGA
- a CDS encoding SDR family NAD(P)-dependent oxidoreductase translates to MDLGLKGAKVLVTGSTKGIGRAIADTFAAEGANVGICARNQADVDAAVTAIKAKGVAAFGSSVDVSNGPALKAWVEDMASKLGGIDIVVANVSALSIGQDEESWEKEFSTDMMGTVRLVNAAMPYLEKSKAAAIVTISSVSGREVDFASGPYGTFKAAIIHYTQGLAFQLAGKGIRANSVSPGNTYFEGGVWHQIKDGNPELYKTALALNPTGRMGTPQEMANGAVFLASKAASFITGTNLVVDGALTRGVQF, encoded by the coding sequence ATGGATCTGGGACTTAAGGGAGCAAAGGTTCTCGTCACCGGCAGCACCAAGGGCATCGGCAGGGCGATCGCCGACACCTTCGCGGCCGAAGGCGCCAATGTCGGCATCTGCGCGCGCAACCAGGCCGACGTCGACGCCGCGGTCACTGCGATCAAGGCGAAAGGCGTCGCCGCATTTGGCAGTTCGGTCGACGTCTCCAACGGTCCGGCGCTCAAGGCCTGGGTGGAGGACATGGCGTCCAAGCTTGGCGGCATCGACATTGTCGTCGCCAATGTCAGCGCCTTGTCAATCGGGCAGGACGAGGAGAGCTGGGAGAAGGAATTCTCCACCGACATGATGGGCACGGTGCGGCTGGTCAATGCGGCGATGCCCTATCTGGAGAAGAGCAAGGCCGCCGCCATCGTCACCATCTCAAGCGTGTCGGGGCGCGAGGTCGATTTCGCCAGCGGCCCCTACGGCACGTTCAAGGCGGCGATCATCCACTACACGCAGGGGCTCGCGTTCCAGCTTGCCGGTAAAGGCATCCGCGCCAATTCGGTATCACCGGGCAACACCTATTTCGAGGGCGGTGTCTGGCATCAGATCAAGGACGGCAATCCCGAGCTGTACAAGACCGCGCTGGCGCTCAACCCGACCGGCCGCATGGGCACACCGCAGGAAATGGCGAATGGTGCGGTGTTCCTTGCCAGCAAGGCGGCGAGCTTCATCACCGGGACCAACCTCGTGGTCGATGGTGCCCTCACGCGAGGAGTGCAGTTCTAG
- a CDS encoding amidase, which produces MSADPIHYKSITELSELFRRGELLPSKVTEAMLSRIAKLDSRFHGYALVLAERAMAQAKRCDAELAKGIWRGPLHGVPIGLKDLCYTTFAPTAGGTTIHARFVPSFNATIVDRLEHAGAVTLGKLKMTEGAYTSHHPNDQAPLNPWGVDYWVGSSSSGSGVATSAGLCFGSIGSDTGGSIRFPSATCGLTGIKPTWGRVSRHGVFPLADSLDHVGPMCRSAADAAAMLGVIAGADVNDPTALQAPVPNYLAGIGDGIRGLRIGVDRSYTQDGIDPQVVAALLEAERTLADLGADIREVKFPDYQKLVSMWIPMCSIETAEAHLETYPSRKSEYGPDLAQLIEQGRSMSGVEIAAIHHERLKFCGSLAALFGDIDLLLIPTMPVPIPTLTKMGEYGADPNVLLSILRFTAVFDFSGSPTITLPNGMASDRLPLSMQLVGPHLSEAVLARAGYAFQSVTDWHTRRAPIE; this is translated from the coding sequence ATGTCAGCAGATCCAATTCACTACAAGTCCATCACCGAACTCTCCGAGCTGTTTCGCCGGGGTGAGCTTCTGCCCTCGAAAGTGACTGAGGCGATGCTGAGCCGGATCGCGAAGCTCGACAGCCGGTTTCACGGCTATGCGCTTGTCCTCGCCGAGCGTGCCATGGCGCAGGCGAAGCGCTGTGACGCCGAGCTTGCCAAGGGCATCTGGCGCGGGCCGTTGCACGGTGTGCCGATCGGATTGAAGGATCTATGCTACACCACGTTCGCGCCGACCGCAGGCGGCACCACGATTCACGCCAGGTTTGTTCCGTCCTTCAATGCGACGATCGTGGATCGGCTTGAGCACGCCGGTGCCGTCACGCTCGGCAAGCTCAAGATGACCGAGGGCGCCTATACCAGCCACCATCCGAACGACCAGGCGCCGCTCAATCCCTGGGGCGTCGACTATTGGGTCGGCTCCTCCTCGAGCGGATCGGGCGTGGCGACCTCGGCGGGGCTCTGCTTCGGCTCGATCGGCAGCGACACCGGCGGCTCGATCCGGTTTCCGTCGGCGACCTGCGGCTTGACCGGGATCAAGCCGACCTGGGGACGCGTCAGCCGTCACGGCGTCTTTCCGCTGGCGGACTCGCTCGACCATGTCGGACCAATGTGCCGGAGTGCGGCCGATGCGGCCGCCATGCTCGGCGTCATTGCGGGCGCCGATGTCAACGACCCGACGGCCCTGCAGGCCCCGGTGCCGAATTATCTGGCAGGCATCGGGGACGGCATCCGCGGCCTACGGATCGGCGTGGACCGCAGCTACACCCAGGACGGAATCGATCCGCAGGTGGTCGCCGCCTTGCTGGAAGCGGAGCGCACGCTTGCGGACCTTGGCGCCGATATCCGCGAGGTCAAGTTCCCGGACTACCAGAAGCTCGTCAGCATGTGGATCCCGATGTGCTCGATCGAGACGGCAGAGGCGCATCTCGAGACCTATCCGTCGCGGAAGTCGGAATACGGCCCCGATCTCGCGCAGCTTATCGAGCAGGGCAGGTCGATGAGTGGCGTCGAGATCGCAGCGATCCATCATGAGCGACTGAAGTTCTGCGGCAGCCTCGCCGCCCTGTTCGGCGATATCGACCTGCTGTTGATCCCGACCATGCCCGTGCCGATCCCGACGCTGACCAAGATGGGCGAATATGGCGCCGATCCGAACGTTCTGCTCAGTATCCTTCGCTTCACCGCCGTGTTCGACTTCTCGGGCAGCCCGACCATCACGCTGCCGAACGGCATGGCGTCGGACCGGCTGCCGCTCAGCATGCAGCTCGTCGGCCCGCATCTATCCGAAGCTGTTCTTGCCCGTGCCGGGTACGCATTCCAGTCGGTGACGGATTGGCATACGCGGCGTGCGCCCATCGAATGA